One Bdellovibrionota bacterium genomic window carries:
- a CDS encoding acyl-CoA thioesterase — YVAIDEKGKPTEVPPLLPETAEEKRRFEEGKRRREQRLAERKP, encoded by the coding sequence ATATGTCGCGATCGACGAAAAGGGAAAGCCGACGGAAGTTCCTCCCCTGCTGCCCGAAACGGCGGAGGAAAAACGCCGTTTTGAGGAAGGGAAGAGGCGCCGCGAGCAGCGGCTGGCGGAGCGGAAGCCATAA